Proteins encoded within one genomic window of Terriglobales bacterium:
- a CDS encoding zinc dependent phospholipase C family protein, whose amino-acid sequence MCSGGSIAYSVLTHEEIVDLVWSSEIQPLLLKRFPGLSEDQLREAHSYAYGGAVIQDLGYYPFGSKEFSDLVHYVRSGDFVCELLLESQDADEYAFALGALSHYASDIAGHPAVNQAVAIEYPKLQAKFGKSVRYAQDKTAHLKTEFGFDTVQVARNRYASQQYHDFIGFQVSKSLLERVFPVIYGVELKDVLTHEDMAVGSYRFAVSRLIPQMTQVALQTHKKELIRETPNFAKKKFLYRLSRSDYEKQWDKDYVKPGWGTRILSTLLRFMPKIGPLKGLAFNNPTPQTEDLYIKSINATVDQYRAFLEQVRIDSLVLPNCDFDTGQVTKAAEYSLADESYAKLLGRLSERKFDRTSVELRDNILNFYSDLSVPIETKKAPVLWQDVLISLDQLKSVGLDTAAEGTPAQ is encoded by the coding sequence ATGTGCAGTGGAGGATCTATCGCGTACTCGGTTCTGACACACGAGGAAATCGTTGACTTGGTTTGGAGCAGTGAAATCCAGCCTCTCTTGCTCAAACGATTTCCGGGATTGTCGGAAGATCAGTTAAGAGAGGCGCATTCCTACGCGTACGGCGGCGCTGTCATCCAGGATCTCGGCTATTACCCGTTCGGCAGCAAAGAATTCAGCGACTTGGTGCATTACGTTCGCAGCGGAGATTTTGTTTGCGAGTTGCTGCTTGAGAGCCAGGACGCCGATGAGTACGCCTTCGCGCTGGGCGCTCTGTCGCACTATGCGTCGGATATTGCCGGTCACCCGGCCGTTAACCAGGCGGTTGCGATCGAGTACCCGAAGCTGCAAGCAAAGTTTGGCAAATCCGTTCGATACGCTCAGGACAAGACAGCACACTTGAAAACAGAGTTTGGGTTCGACACGGTGCAGGTCGCGCGGAACCGTTACGCGTCGCAGCAGTATCATGATTTCATCGGGTTCCAAGTGTCGAAATCTCTGTTGGAACGCGTCTTTCCCGTGATATACGGAGTAGAACTCAAAGACGTGCTTACCCATGAGGATATGGCAGTAGGATCGTATCGTTTCGCGGTGAGCCGATTGATTCCGCAAATGACGCAGGTTGCGCTGCAAACCCACAAGAAGGAACTGATACGTGAAACACCAAACTTCGCAAAGAAGAAGTTCCTTTATCGGCTCTCCCGCTCTGACTACGAAAAGCAGTGGGATAAAGACTACGTGAAACCTGGTTGGGGTACGCGTATCTTATCGACTCTTCTGCGGTTCATGCCGAAAATCGGACCACTAAAAGGATTGGCCTTCAACAATCCGACTCCGCAAACGGAAGATCTATATATCAAGAGCATCAACGCGACCGTTGATCAATACCGGGCCTTTCTCGAACAGGTACGCATTGATTCGCTCGTTCTCCCCAATTGTGATTTCGATACTGGCCAGGTGACCAAAGCAGCGGAATATTCGTTGGCCGACGAAAGCTATGCTAAGTTGCTCGGCCGATTGTCAGAACGTAAGTTCGACCGAACGTCGGTAGAGTTGCGCGACAATATCCTGAACTTCTATTCCGACCTCTCGGTTCCGATCGAGACGAAGAAAGCCCCGGTTCTCTGGCAGGACGTTCTAATATCGCTGGATCAGTTGAAGTCGGTGGGGCTGGATACGGCTGCCGAAGGCACTCCGGCACAGTGA
- a CDS encoding OmpA family protein translates to MKSKFLLAAGIILSLSAFAQTNSPTTMAVEPMNPTPIFRVNVVSRTVQAVNYQHRSGATKMDFAGTDLMPAANGEAKVESKKGYIEIEVEFGNLEKPNTFGNEYLTYILWAISPEGRAVNLGEILVGDNRRSKVDVTTDLQAFALIVTAEPYFAVREPSNVVVLENVVRADTKGTVEALNTKHDFLERGGYIPTGYNFDPVVLNSKLPLEFFEARNAVRIAQSEGAEQYASDSYQRAMQLMAKADGYAIDKNVPRKQLIAVSREAVQTAEDARAIAVKKMDEVRLASERRTSAEAQAESQGRADEATWQKQLAQADTARAQSDTAKAQADLAANQATSAAAVAAAQADAKQSRLAAQQSDNDKAAMRARLSTQLNLVLQTRDTARGLIVSMSDVLFDIGKYSLKSGTREKLAKVAGILLAYPGLNIVVGGYTDNVGSDAMNQALSENRAASVRDYLVQQGVPTNSITSKGFGETLPVASNDNSTGRQQNRRVELLVSGEAIGSPANTTTGSLR, encoded by the coding sequence TTGAAAAGCAAGTTCTTGTTAGCAGCCGGAATCATCCTGAGTTTGAGCGCATTCGCTCAAACCAATTCTCCAACAACCATGGCCGTCGAGCCCATGAATCCAACGCCCATATTCCGAGTGAATGTCGTTAGCCGCACCGTGCAGGCGGTTAACTATCAACATCGCAGCGGAGCGACGAAAATGGATTTTGCGGGTACGGATTTAATGCCTGCGGCCAACGGTGAAGCCAAAGTAGAAAGTAAGAAGGGTTACATCGAAATCGAAGTGGAATTCGGCAATCTGGAAAAGCCTAATACTTTTGGCAATGAGTATCTCACCTACATCTTGTGGGCAATCTCGCCGGAAGGCCGTGCCGTAAACCTCGGCGAAATATTGGTCGGCGACAACCGTCGCAGCAAGGTAGATGTCACCACCGATTTGCAGGCATTCGCACTGATCGTCACGGCGGAGCCTTACTTCGCAGTGCGGGAACCCAGCAACGTAGTGGTCCTCGAAAATGTGGTCCGTGCCGACACCAAGGGAACAGTCGAGGCGCTCAATACCAAGCACGACTTTTTGGAACGCGGCGGATACATTCCCACCGGTTACAACTTCGACCCGGTGGTCCTGAACAGCAAGTTGCCGTTGGAGTTCTTCGAAGCGCGTAACGCAGTTCGCATTGCGCAATCCGAGGGAGCCGAGCAGTACGCCAGCGATAGCTATCAGCGTGCAATGCAATTAATGGCAAAGGCCGACGGCTATGCGATTGACAAGAACGTACCCAGGAAACAGCTGATCGCAGTCTCTCGCGAAGCCGTGCAGACCGCAGAAGATGCCCGCGCCATTGCAGTAAAGAAAATGGACGAAGTGCGCTTGGCAAGCGAACGCCGGACTTCAGCAGAGGCACAAGCGGAATCCCAAGGTAGGGCGGATGAAGCTACTTGGCAGAAGCAACTTGCTCAGGCTGATACCGCAAGAGCGCAGTCTGATACCGCCAAGGCGCAGGCTGATCTAGCCGCCAACCAGGCAACATCCGCCGCGGCAGTGGCGGCGGCTCAGGCCGATGCCAAGCAATCTCGCTTAGCCGCGCAACAATCGGACAACGACAAAGCAGCCATGCGCGCCAGGCTGTCCACGCAGTTGAATCTGGTACTCCAGACTCGGGACACTGCGCGCGGGCTCATCGTCAGCATGTCCGATGTTTTATTCGACATCGGAAAATACTCATTGAAATCTGGCACGCGCGAAAAACTGGCGAAGGTCGCCGGCATTTTGTTGGCGTATCCAGGACTCAACATTGTGGTCGGTGGCTATACGGATAACGTCGGCAGTGATGCAATGAATCAGGCGCTTTCCGAGAACCGCGCCGCTTCCGTGCGTGACTACCTTGTGCAACAGGGAGTTCCCACGAACTCGATCACATCTAAGGGCTTCGGCGAAACACTGCCAGTAGCCTCCAACGATAACTCCACCGGCCGGCAGCAGAACCGAAGAGTTGAACTGCTGGTATCCGGTGAAGCGATCGGAAGTCCGGCTAATACGACAACGGGAAGCTTGCGCTGA
- a CDS encoding Thivi_2564 family membrane protein: protein MPLILVLEVLVVVGVLLWLVNRFIPMQGSIKSILNGVVVIAVILWILNIFGLFHSLSRIHVGS from the coding sequence ATGCCTTTGATTCTAGTTCTCGAAGTACTAGTTGTAGTAGGAGTCCTGCTGTGGCTGGTAAATCGCTTCATCCCCATGCAGGGATCCATCAAGTCAATCCTGAATGGCGTAGTGGTTATCGCCGTGATCCTGTGGATTCTCAACATTTTTGGACTCTTCCATTCGCTTTCCAGAATTCACGTTGGGAGTTGA
- a CDS encoding response regulator, with protein sequence MPSKFAHKILVVDDEASIRTTVTMLLKSAGYEVSTAENGFDALLQLRDTIPALIVSDLNMPQMSGFEFLSVIRRRFPEILVVAMSGAYDNGEAIPGGVIADAFYAKGGGTDPGTLLQVVADVLQTSSSRRIAHRAKAAPVWIPRNGKDSTGKPYVVLTCAQCLRSFPLHVSEAINPEVAETPCIFCLSTVRYIIDFSLSVASPAQRG encoded by the coding sequence ATGCCCAGCAAATTCGCGCACAAGATCCTAGTGGTCGACGACGAGGCCAGCATTCGAACTACGGTCACCATGTTGCTTAAGTCTGCAGGATACGAAGTCAGCACGGCCGAAAACGGATTCGATGCGCTTCTGCAACTGCGAGACACTATTCCCGCCTTGATCGTTTCCGACCTCAACATGCCGCAGATGTCGGGATTCGAATTTCTCTCGGTGATTCGCCGCAGATTTCCGGAGATATTGGTCGTCGCCATGAGTGGCGCTTACGACAACGGCGAAGCTATCCCCGGGGGGGTGATTGCCGACGCTTTCTATGCTAAAGGGGGAGGAACGGATCCCGGGACGCTCTTACAAGTCGTCGCCGACGTCCTCCAGACGTCTTCATCGCGCCGAATAGCGCATCGGGCGAAGGCAGCTCCGGTTTGGATTCCGCGAAATGGGAAGGATTCAACGGGGAAGCCTTACGTTGTACTGACCTGTGCGCAGTGCTTGCGGTCATTTCCGTTGCATGTGTCGGAAGCCATCAATCCCGAGGTCGCGGAGACGCCTTGTATTTTCTGTCTCAGCACAGTCCGATACATCATCGACTTTTCGCTCTCCGTAGCGTCGCCAGCGCAACGGGGCTGA
- a CDS encoding Crp/Fnr family transcriptional regulator — protein sequence MSTRSIAASVRAPTFRVPAVGRKPISKIAVVKRETLNVHFDPEAFLEESGVGKTIIELAAKGRAFSQGDPAAAVFYIQKGRVKLTVVSHSGKEANIALLGPGEFVGEDCIISAHPTRIATATAITPCTLLRINKAEMVHALHQQHALSDLFVAFLLTRNARIQEDLVDQLFNSSEKRLARILLLLAHFGKPGQPETMIPKISQETLAAMVGTTRSRVSFFMNRFRKLGFIDYNSNSMDVHSSLLNIILHD from the coding sequence ATGAGCACGAGATCCATTGCCGCAAGCGTTCGGGCCCCGACTTTCCGAGTGCCTGCGGTTGGGCGCAAGCCGATTTCCAAAATTGCTGTAGTTAAGCGCGAAACGTTGAATGTCCATTTTGATCCGGAAGCCTTTCTGGAGGAGTCCGGAGTCGGCAAGACGATCATCGAGTTGGCAGCAAAGGGACGCGCATTTTCACAAGGCGACCCTGCCGCCGCCGTCTTCTATATTCAGAAAGGCCGGGTGAAGCTCACCGTCGTCTCCCACAGTGGCAAGGAAGCGAACATCGCTCTGCTGGGACCGGGAGAGTTTGTGGGAGAAGACTGCATCATTTCTGCTCACCCGACACGTATTGCCACCGCAACGGCGATTACTCCGTGCACGCTTCTTAGGATCAACAAAGCGGAGATGGTGCACGCACTTCACCAGCAGCACGCTTTGTCCGACTTGTTTGTCGCATTTCTGCTCACGCGTAATGCGCGCATCCAGGAAGACCTGGTCGACCAGTTGTTCAATTCCAGCGAGAAGCGCCTAGCCCGGATTCTCCTGCTGCTGGCTCACTTTGGTAAGCCTGGCCAACCCGAAACGATGATTCCAAAGATCAGCCAGGAAACCTTGGCCGCAATGGTTGGCACTACTCGGTCGCGGGTCAGTTTCTTCATGAACCGTTTCCGCAAACTGGGGTTTATTGATTACAACAGCAACTCAATGGATGTACACAGTTCGCTTCTCAACATCATCCTGCACGACTAG
- a CDS encoding response regulator transcription factor — protein sequence MPVRTPKIRIMIADDHAILRAGLKMLINAQADMEVVSEAPNGEKAVQAALETRPDVALLDLAMPGGGGMKALQEIERKCRKIRVLVLTMHDDAAYLRSMLAAGAAGYLLKQSVDSELLAAIRAVHRGGTFVDPSLTNILVQDVLAKRGTKAGCVRPVDILSDREWQVLILVAQGYSSQQIAKRIFVGIKTVETYRARIANKLGLRSRSEVVRYAVRMGLLTAESLET from the coding sequence ATGCCGGTGCGAACGCCGAAGATCCGGATCATGATCGCGGATGATCACGCCATTCTCCGCGCAGGACTAAAAATGCTGATCAATGCCCAAGCCGATATGGAAGTTGTCTCCGAAGCCCCCAATGGAGAAAAGGCCGTTCAAGCGGCACTGGAAACGAGACCGGATGTGGCATTGCTCGACCTCGCCATGCCCGGAGGCGGGGGCATGAAGGCGCTTCAGGAGATAGAGCGAAAATGTCGCAAGATTCGGGTGCTCGTCCTCACGATGCACGATGATGCTGCATATTTACGATCGATGTTGGCTGCCGGAGCGGCTGGCTACCTGTTGAAACAGAGCGTAGATTCAGAGCTGCTTGCAGCCATACGAGCAGTGCATCGCGGAGGGACCTTCGTGGACCCGAGTCTGACCAACATTCTTGTCCAGGACGTGCTCGCCAAGAGAGGCACAAAAGCCGGTTGCGTGCGGCCGGTCGACATCCTCAGCGACCGTGAGTGGCAGGTGCTCATCCTTGTGGCGCAGGGATACAGCAGTCAACAAATCGCCAAGCGGATTTTTGTCGGCATCAAGACCGTGGAAACTTATCGTGCTCGTATCGCCAACAAACTCGGGCTTCGGTCGCGCAGTGAGGTGGTTCGCTATGCAGTCCGAATGGGTCTATTGACCGCAGAATCGCTGGAGACCTGA
- a CDS encoding ATP-binding protein, which yields MSSKRVRSASRVLQRGPLGKAGVPKKAHRSVASPSRKPASFASLNQKAKLLARLKTAEETLCAIRSGEVDALMVSGRRGARAVTLAGGESAYRILVEAMSEGAATVSRNGVVLYCNGRLAELIHRPPDKVIGRLVQSLVVKTERDSLEALLAEAQKGSAKGEFNLRCRNGSLVPVYLSLNRFQGYKGQALGMVITDLREQKRRQAAEIKQAETIHRFFLQRTITAQEEERRRIARELHDEASQLLTSLLVGLRNLEDCAKIADAKAQGHGLRKIAVQAMEEIGRLARGLHPAVLDDHGLGVALSRYVSEYSETHKITVHLTLRGLDSSNLSQAAQLGLYRILQEALNNVARHSGAGKIGIAFSRSGTVLKVTVTDDGRGFDAEAVTASSHRLGIQSMRERAVMLGGTVDFTSQAKGTRVLVQIPLHDREIQSSEGEI from the coding sequence ATGTCTAGCAAGCGAGTGCGTTCCGCCAGTCGAGTCCTTCAACGAGGGCCACTCGGCAAGGCCGGTGTGCCCAAGAAAGCGCACAGAAGCGTCGCATCACCTTCACGCAAGCCGGCGTCATTCGCGTCACTGAATCAGAAAGCAAAGCTGCTCGCTCGCTTGAAAACAGCGGAAGAAACCCTGTGCGCCATACGGTCCGGTGAAGTTGACGCGCTGATGGTTTCCGGTCGCCGGGGAGCGCGGGCGGTTACTCTGGCCGGGGGAGAGTCCGCTTATCGCATTCTGGTGGAGGCCATGAGCGAAGGCGCGGCCACTGTGTCCCGCAATGGCGTCGTGCTCTACTGCAATGGCAGGCTGGCAGAACTGATTCACCGGCCTCCGGATAAAGTCATTGGACGTTTGGTTCAGTCTCTGGTCGTGAAAACCGAGCGTGACAGCCTTGAAGCTCTGCTGGCAGAGGCCCAAAAAGGGAGTGCGAAAGGTGAATTCAATCTGCGTTGCAGGAATGGAAGCTTAGTTCCGGTCTACTTATCGCTGAACCGCTTTCAGGGATACAAGGGCCAAGCGCTGGGCATGGTGATCACCGATCTGCGCGAACAGAAGCGAAGGCAGGCCGCAGAAATCAAGCAGGCAGAAACAATACACCGATTTTTCCTGCAACGCACGATTACGGCGCAAGAAGAGGAGAGACGCCGGATAGCGCGCGAATTGCATGACGAAGCCAGCCAGTTGCTGACGTCTCTTTTGGTTGGCCTGCGCAACCTGGAAGACTGCGCGAAGATAGCAGATGCTAAGGCACAGGGACATGGGTTACGAAAAATCGCTGTTCAAGCGATGGAAGAGATCGGACGACTTGCCCGCGGGCTTCACCCAGCGGTGCTGGACGACCACGGACTGGGTGTTGCGCTGAGTCGATACGTGTCTGAGTACTCAGAGACCCACAAGATAACTGTCCATCTCACACTGCGTGGACTTGATTCCAGCAACCTGTCGCAAGCAGCTCAGCTCGGGTTATATCGTATTCTCCAGGAAGCTCTGAACAACGTCGCAAGACACTCGGGAGCTGGAAAGATCGGCATCGCATTCTCGCGTTCGGGCACGGTCCTGAAAGTGACCGTGACCGATGACGGACGTGGCTTTGACGCTGAAGCGGTGACTGCCTCCTCGCATCGATTGGGCATTCAGAGCATGCGTGAGAGAGCCGTCATGTTGGGCGGAACGGTCGATTTTACATCCCAGGCTAAGGGAACCAGAGTTCTGGTGCAAATCCCACTTCACGACCGGGAGATTCAGTCCTCTGAGGGAGAGATTTGA
- a CDS encoding circadian clock KaiB family protein, producing MKKSAAMKSRPAKSSPNDYWRLRLYIAGQTPNSIVAMANLKKICEDKLKGKYRIEVIDLLKKPQLAKGDQIIAIPTLVRKLPPPVKKIIGNLSRTESVFVGLDLQPVR from the coding sequence ATGAAGAAGAGTGCAGCCATGAAGAGCCGTCCCGCCAAGAGCAGCCCGAATGACTATTGGCGCTTGCGGCTTTACATCGCCGGCCAGACCCCTAATTCGATTGTGGCAATGGCCAACCTCAAGAAGATTTGCGAGGACAAACTGAAGGGCAAGTACCGAATCGAAGTCATTGACTTGTTGAAGAAGCCGCAACTGGCAAAGGGCGATCAGATCATCGCTATTCCAACTCTGGTGCGGAAGCTCCCGCCGCCGGTCAAGAAAATCATCGGGAACCTCTCCAGGACCGAGAGTGTTTTTGTCGGGTTGGATCTTCAACCGGTGCGCTGA
- the kaiC gene encoding circadian clock protein KaiC, with protein MPRAKPKIVRPSLTKVPTGIQGLDEVTGGGLPKGRVTLVCGSAGCGKSLLAMEFLVHGAVRYGEPGVCMDFEETEKKLAANIASLGFDLHELTKRKRLLVDYVAVERTEIAETGEYNLEGLFIRLAHAVKAIKAKRVVLDSIEALFSGLTDSTILRAELRRLFHWLEDHKLTAVVTGEAGEHTLTRHGLEEYVADCVIALDHRVTEQISTRRLRIVKYRGTLHGTDEYPFLIDREGISVVPITSLALAHKAPTDRVSTGIPTLDGMMEGKGFFRGSSVLVSGTAGTGKSSLAANFTSAACERGENCLYFSFEESPSQILRNMRSVGLDLERWVKKRLLHVHAMRPTSIGLEGHLAAIHKLIDKLRPSIVVIDPITNLVSAAGTYDVKSMLMRLVDFLKVEQITSMFTNLTFAGDPQERTAAAVSSLMDTWIVLRDSKPNGRPTRELFVLKSRGMAHSREVRELIVSHRGIELGMALKDAAAATAVAGHRAVEE; from the coding sequence ATGCCACGCGCCAAGCCGAAGATAGTTCGCCCCTCGCTGACCAAAGTCCCGACAGGAATTCAAGGACTCGATGAAGTCACAGGGGGAGGTCTGCCGAAAGGCCGTGTCACGCTCGTGTGTGGCAGCGCAGGATGTGGAAAGAGCTTACTCGCGATGGAATTCCTGGTACACGGCGCGGTTCGATACGGCGAGCCTGGCGTATGCATGGACTTCGAAGAAACCGAGAAGAAGCTGGCGGCCAACATTGCATCGCTGGGTTTTGATTTGCATGAGCTTACCAAACGCAAGAGGTTATTGGTGGACTACGTTGCCGTTGAGCGAACCGAGATTGCAGAGACGGGAGAATACAACCTCGAGGGCCTGTTCATCCGTTTGGCTCACGCGGTTAAAGCGATCAAGGCAAAGCGTGTCGTCCTGGATAGTATCGAGGCGCTCTTTTCCGGATTGACTGACTCAACGATTCTGCGAGCGGAACTGCGCCGGCTGTTCCATTGGCTGGAGGACCACAAACTCACCGCTGTCGTTACCGGGGAAGCGGGAGAGCACACGTTGACACGTCACGGGCTGGAGGAGTACGTCGCCGACTGCGTGATCGCGCTGGACCACCGGGTAACGGAACAGATTTCCACGCGGCGGCTGCGCATCGTCAAGTATCGGGGCACTCTTCACGGCACCGATGAGTATCCGTTCCTGATTGATCGTGAAGGTATCTCTGTGGTGCCGATCACCTCCCTGGCACTTGCTCACAAAGCACCGACCGACCGCGTTTCCACGGGGATTCCCACATTGGACGGGATGATGGAGGGTAAGGGGTTCTTCCGTGGAAGCAGTGTGCTGGTGTCGGGTACGGCGGGAACCGGGAAATCCAGCCTGGCGGCGAACTTCACCAGTGCTGCCTGCGAGCGTGGCGAGAATTGCCTGTATTTCTCTTTCGAGGAGTCTCCCAGCCAGATTCTCCGTAACATGCGCTCGGTCGGTCTTGACTTGGAGCGGTGGGTAAAAAAACGCTTGTTGCACGTCCACGCGATGCGGCCAACCAGCATCGGCCTGGAAGGACACTTGGCCGCTATTCACAAATTGATCGACAAGCTACGACCGAGTATCGTGGTCATCGATCCCATCACGAATCTGGTTTCGGCTGCGGGTACGTATGACGTTAAGTCGATGCTTATGCGATTGGTCGATTTTCTCAAGGTGGAACAGATTACATCGATGTTCACAAACTTGACATTCGCGGGAGACCCCCAGGAGAGAACCGCAGCCGCCGTCTCCTCTCTCATGGACACGTGGATTGTGTTGCGGGATAGCAAACCCAATGGACGGCCGACGCGCGAGCTTTTCGTTCTCAAGTCCCGCGGCATGGCACATTCTCGTGAAGTGCGCGAGCTGATTGTGAGTCACCGTGGTATCGAATTGGGCATGGCGCTGAAGGACGCCGCAGCGGCCACAGCCGTTGCCGGCCATCGTGCCGTCGAAGAATAG
- a CDS encoding Crp/Fnr family transcriptional regulator: MVGQTSVAFDPQDLFKRVKTQATTQDYRNRQSIFSQGDKADAMYYVRSGNVKLTVESKHGKKAVIAILRHGDFFGESCLAKDSLRVSTATAIHTSTISRVKRAAMVRTIHQEPAFAKLFISYLLSRIGRIEEEFVDQIFNSSEKRLARILLMLAGFGLQSNPEPVLLKVSQETLAEMVGTTRSRVSYFMNRFRKLGLISYNGSLQVHRELRTFLLQEQT, encoded by the coding sequence ATGGTCGGGCAAACTTCGGTTGCTTTCGATCCTCAAGATTTGTTTAAGAGGGTTAAGACCCAAGCGACCACACAAGATTACCGAAATCGACAGTCGATCTTCTCGCAGGGCGACAAAGCTGATGCCATGTATTACGTCCGGTCTGGCAATGTAAAACTAACGGTCGAGTCCAAGCATGGGAAAAAAGCTGTAATCGCCATCTTGCGGCACGGCGACTTTTTTGGGGAGAGTTGTCTCGCCAAGGATTCGCTACGGGTATCTACCGCAACAGCGATTCACACCTCGACGATCTCCCGCGTAAAAAGGGCGGCCATGGTTCGCACCATTCACCAGGAGCCCGCCTTTGCAAAACTGTTTATTTCGTATCTGCTCTCCCGAATTGGCCGAATCGAAGAGGAATTTGTAGATCAAATCTTCAACTCCAGCGAAAAACGATTAGCCAGAATTTTGTTGATGCTGGCTGGTTTCGGACTGCAATCGAACCCAGAGCCGGTCCTCCTTAAGGTAAGCCAGGAGACGCTTGCAGAGATGGTTGGAACAACGCGCTCCAGAGTGAGTTACTTCATGAACCGATTTCGAAAATTGGGATTGATCAGCTATAACGGCAGCTTGCAGGTGCACAGGGAACTGCGCACTTTTCTCCTCCAGGAGCAGACGTAG
- a CDS encoding GAF domain-containing protein: MEKERNSASTFSPSAVIFTSQLVYRPCRVANPKEENEAFHELAQCLISDPNRFLDRLVEVARRLCQADTVGISMESTDAEGRAVFRWITMAGDLKDWAGGTTPRDFSPCGICVDHNQPTLMRDLARAYPYFNDAPLPFVEALLLPWGVQGGPMGTIWVVSHSDRRSFDLHDVRVMGSLAAFTFGAIYLKQKTEKAEKISAAINVTKAMAHHINNPLQEALLSLFRLKNEGDFSTNGTELLGVLEGEIKRVASASSDALRRSDRAAAQGSRLAG, encoded by the coding sequence ATGGAAAAGGAACGGAACAGCGCTTCTACGTTTTCTCCTTCGGCGGTTATTTTCACCTCACAACTTGTTTATCGCCCGTGCCGGGTCGCAAATCCGAAAGAAGAGAACGAAGCCTTCCACGAACTAGCGCAATGCCTTATTTCGGATCCGAACCGATTTCTTGATCGATTGGTGGAAGTAGCCCGAAGGCTCTGCCAGGCAGACACGGTAGGGATAAGCATGGAGTCCACTGACGCTGAAGGAAGAGCGGTCTTTCGCTGGATCACGATGGCAGGCGATTTGAAGGACTGGGCAGGTGGTACTACTCCTAGAGATTTCAGTCCGTGCGGTATATGTGTGGATCACAATCAGCCGACGTTAATGCGCGACCTGGCACGCGCTTACCCATACTTCAACGATGCCCCTCTGCCATTTGTGGAGGCATTGCTTCTTCCATGGGGAGTTCAGGGTGGTCCAATGGGGACGATCTGGGTGGTTTCACACAGTGATCGCCGCAGCTTTGACCTCCACGACGTGCGAGTGATGGGCAGCCTCGCAGCCTTTACGTTCGGAGCGATTTACCTGAAGCAGAAGACAGAGAAAGCAGAGAAGATTTCTGCTGCTATCAACGTGACCAAGGCGATGGCTCACCATATCAACAATCCGCTTCAGGAAGCCTTGCTATCCCTATTCCGGTTGAAGAACGAAGGTGACTTCAGCACAAATGGGACGGAATTGCTAGGGGTGCTGGAAGGAGAAATCAAGCGTGTTGCATCGGCGTCGTCAGACGCTCTTCGAAGAAGCGATCGTGCCGCCGCTCAAGGATCGAGGCTCGCTGGCTAG
- a CDS encoding STAS domain-containing protein: MKINFRAVDGVTILDMDGRITLGDDIAVFKSAIGGLVAQGYKMVLLNLREVPYIDSSGIGELVAAFTGLRKSGGELKLLNLTKKVRTLLEITRLYSVFDVREDETSAILSFSAKPLLGDPSVAGRRGYGM, encoded by the coding sequence GTGAAGATCAATTTTCGCGCTGTTGATGGCGTAACCATTCTCGATATGGACGGCCGCATCACCCTCGGCGACGATATCGCCGTTTTCAAGAGTGCTATCGGCGGCCTGGTGGCCCAAGGGTACAAAATGGTCCTGCTGAATCTGCGCGAGGTTCCCTATATAGATAGCTCCGGAATTGGCGAACTTGTTGCTGCGTTCACGGGCCTTCGCAAGTCCGGAGGCGAGTTGAAGTTGCTCAACCTAACAAAGAAGGTCCGAACGCTGCTGGAGATTACCAGGCTCTATTCTGTTTTCGACGTCAGGGAGGATGAGACCTCAGCGATCCTCTCCTTCTCAGCGAAACCGCTCCTTGGTGATCCGAGCGTTGCAGGAAGGCGCGGATATGGAATGTAA